TGTGACTGTCGCCAATCCAGGCGAATTGAAGTTGATCTCCGACTCGGACAAGAAAACTGACCGCGTCGACGCGAAACAACTCGCTCGGATGGTTCGGTTAGGATCGATTCCTGAAAGCTACGTTCCAACCGATGAGGTTCGGCAAGCCCGCACACTTGTGCGCGGGCGCCAGAAGCTCGTCGAGAACCGGACCGAGTACGCGAACAAGATCCATGGCTTGTTGAGTGACCACGGGATCACTCAGGAGGTGAAACCGCTGAGTGTGGAGGGACGAGAGTTCCTGACGGAACTCTCGCTCCCGGCACCGTGGGACGCGTTGCTGGAGTCGTATCTGGAGCTCATTCAGACACTCACTGAGCAAATTGAGTCGTTGGAAACGGAGATCGAGGAGCGGGCTGGGTCTCTGAAGGAGACCCAGCTCCTGATGACGATTCCCGGGGTGAGTTACTTTACAGCGTTGACGATTTACGCGGAATTGGGAGAGATAGACCGGTTTGACCGGGCCAAGGAGATCGTAAGTTACGTCGGACTAAACCCGATAATCCGCGAGTCTGGCGACTCGCGGTTTGAGGGGAGTATCTCGAAACGAGGGTCAGGACGCGTCCGGTGGCTGCTCGTTCAAGCGTCGTACACAGCGGTTCATACGTGCGAAGACGAGTACCTCAGCCGGTTCTACAACCGGTTGGCTCGAAAGAAGAACTCGAAAACAGCGATCGTAGCAACCGCCCGGAAACTGCTGGTTTCAATGTATCATATGCTGGACCGTGAGGAGGTGTACGATCCACCAGGGGTGAGTGCCTGAGCGCCGCCGGGGCGGCGCTCATTGGCCGGCTGGTGGCAGCGTGAGCGACCGCTCTCGCTAACAAGAAGTCCCCCGCCTGATGGCTGTTTCAGTAGCTATCGGTTCGCCGGTTGCCGATTCTACGCTCGAAAATTACAGCAAGTTCCCGTCGCCAGAAGGATTATCTTAGCAAACGTGGTTTGTTTAACCAGCAGAATTTCCATAGGTGAGTACACAGCGCATCTCTCGCACCTCTCTGCACGTCGCCAATCGAGCGCGCAGCTATCGGACAGAAGGTGCTGGATCAGCCGTATCTTCGGTCGTGATCGCGACGCGGAGGCGGTCGAGGCACCTCGTCGGTCTTTGTGAGCGTTGCCGCTCCCCAGATTGCTGTAAGTATCACTGCGAGTAGTACCCAGTGAGAGTAATAGAATACGTCTCCCACTTCGATAGTCTCGGAGACGAAATTGATCCATCCGTGAAGAAGAATGATTCCGAGGATGCTGCGTGAGGTGTGATTATAGACCCACGTGAATACGACCGAAAGTGCGACAATTCCGATCATGAACAGCCAGAACCCGAGTGTGGCGAATCCAACTTCCTCACGTTGAAACGAGCCAGCAACGAAGAATAACGGGAGATGCCAGACCGCCCAGACCACGCCTAACAGCACGCTGGCAGTCAGCGCGGACCAGTTCATCTGCAGCCGGTCTAACGCATAGCCTCGCCACCCTAATTCTTCGAGGAGAGGCGGGAGTGTGGCGAAAAATAGCGCAGGGAGGAGCGCAAGTGGATTCACGCCAAATTCCTGTACTCCTTGGCCCCATGTCGCGCCTGACCCACCTAACAGCATACTTGTGACTGCGGCTGTGACAGTCACCACCAGCGGAAGCGACAGAATCACGAGGAACCACCGAACGCCGATTCGGCGAACCTGTTTGAGGCGATCCCAGAAATCTGCCCGTCCTCGGTCGTCGTACACGAGGTATACGAACCCAATACCGGCAGCTCCAGGGCCGACAAGCCCGATTAGTAGCAGCAGGAGACCTGCGGCGCTGTCGAACCGTACCTCGAGAACGATCGCTGCCAGCCAGAACCCCCACGTTATGGCGAACGTGACGGCGAAGAACAGCCATGGATTCCCGATCGAGATGGACGTATTGCCGATCGTTCGGTGTGTCGTCTCTTCCATACTCCGTTTACACGAAATCGAGGAGAAAGCCCACGACTTCAGTCCTGTCTCTTACCCACAATTCCTATCGCTGTAGTTCGCCGAGAACGAGACCAAGATGCAGAGCGGTTCACGGAACCGGCGGTCTGACGTAGATGATGAGAGTGAGCGATGTGAGACAGATGTCTCTGGCAAGGTTCGTGAGGAGTTCCAGTCTGCTGAGTTTGGTGACGAACGGCTTACAAAGCGATTGATACAGGTCGGAGATCGGCTCGGCAGGGCACCTGCCGAGTCGATCCCAAACGCGTGCGAAGACTGGGCCTCCACAAAGGCTACGTACCGATTTTGCGATAACGAGCGTGTGGATCCTAACGAGATTCTTGATGCACACAAGCGAGCACAACGGTCACGAGTTGCTCTGTTGAACGCAAGACGGCGGCAGTATTGAAATTTTGATATCCAGGCAGATGGCGTTAGAACTCCTGTACTGATTGTTTTGAGATCTGGATGATGTGGGAGGAGTACAGTTCGTTGATTCTGCAACCATCAGAATTAGGTCACTTTGTGAGAACCCGTACGTGGATGACGGCGATGTCTCTGGCGGATACGTCCAGAGAAAGAGAGCAGGCGGCGAGCCCTAACTCGCCGCCTGCGATAGGTTATGCACGATACACTTGCGCGTGAGCTCTCGGAACTGGCCGTGCCAGCTCCGAGAGCGTAACTTCTCACCGTCATCCTTCAGCAGTGAGAACGCAGTCTCACTCAGTGTCCGCTGATGGTACAGATCTTCGTCCATCCGAGCGTTATGCGCTTTCTTCAGCGCATTGTGCTCC
Above is a genomic segment from Natribaculum luteum containing:
- a CDS encoding IS110 family transposase, which produces MFIGIDVHKRYSQIAVLDENGEIVEEVRVENANLDDFAQQYAGSKAALEATSNYYHIHDTLSEYLDVTVANPGELKLISDSDKKTDRVDAKQLARMVRLGSIPESYVPTDEVRQARTLVRGRQKLVENRTEYANKIHGLLSDHGITQEVKPLSVEGREFLTELSLPAPWDALLESYLELIQTLTEQIESLETEIEERAGSLKETQLLMTIPGVSYFTALTIYAELGEIDRFDRAKEIVSYVGLNPIIRESGDSRFEGSISKRGSGRVRWLLVQASYTAVHTCEDEYLSRFYNRLARKKNSKTAIVATARKLLVSMYHMLDREEVYDPPGVSA
- a CDS encoding CPBP family intramembrane glutamic endopeptidase; amino-acid sequence: MEETTHRTIGNTSISIGNPWLFFAVTFAITWGFWLAAIVLEVRFDSAAGLLLLLIGLVGPGAAGIGFVYLVYDDRGRADFWDRLKQVRRIGVRWFLVILSLPLVVTVTAAVTSMLLGGSGATWGQGVQEFGVNPLALLPALFFATLPPLLEELGWRGYALDRLQMNWSALTASVLLGVVWAVWHLPLFFVAGSFQREEVGFATLGFWLFMIGIVALSVVFTWVYNHTSRSILGIILLHGWINFVSETIEVGDVFYYSHWVLLAVILTAIWGAATLTKTDEVPRPPPRRDHDRRYG